A genomic segment from Bacillus cereus G9842 encodes:
- a CDS encoding DUF6944 family repetitive protein: MNPRGLKVTGAWFQVGGNLTAAIGTTRGFIGEEKVESDLVIVGSSLQALGYILQIIASKYDDGEEKRENQNIGLENQSKLLDKIGIELLALGNISNVIGTYFNINEQLKENDFLIIIGNSLQSIGAFLGVEAALMDINVLQKIIILGNSMQSLGAGLQAYQGVSNLLKDERENEDSIFDKKDERIIALIGIWIQALGTLISAIGVTAIEEENRLANNEKSEILI; encoded by the coding sequence ATGAATCCACGCGGTTTAAAAGTGACAGGGGCATGGTTTCAAGTGGGAGGGAACCTTACAGCTGCTATTGGGACGACAAGAGGATTTATTGGAGAAGAGAAAGTTGAATCGGACCTTGTTATTGTAGGGAGCTCATTACAAGCCCTCGGGTATATATTACAAATCATTGCGAGCAAGTATGATGACGGGGAAGAAAAAAGAGAAAATCAAAATATAGGCTTAGAGAATCAAAGTAAATTACTTGATAAAATAGGAATTGAGTTATTAGCATTAGGGAATATATCAAATGTAATAGGAACATATTTTAATATAAATGAACAATTGAAAGAAAATGATTTTCTTATTATTATAGGGAACAGTTTACAATCAATCGGTGCTTTTTTAGGAGTAGAAGCAGCTTTGATGGATATAAATGTACTACAGAAAATTATTATACTAGGTAACTCCATGCAAAGTTTAGGAGCTGGATTACAAGCGTATCAAGGCGTTTCAAATTTATTGAAAGATGAGAGAGAAAATGAAGATAGTATTTTTGATAAGAAGGATGAGAGAATAATTGCACTCATTGGTATTTGGATACAAGCGCTTGGAACGTTAATTTCTGCAATTGGAGTAACTGCAATAGAGGAAGAAAATAGGCTAGCAAACAATGAAAAGTCTGAAATACTTATATAA
- a CDS encoding YqaE/Pmp3 family membrane protein, which produces MMYLLAIFLPPVAVLFCGKPIQAIINFILTLIFWVPGVIHAILVVHDKKADRRLKKQIQAYDEINKRNRR; this is translated from the coding sequence ATGATGTATTTATTAGCAATTTTTCTTCCGCCTGTTGCTGTATTATTTTGTGGAAAACCAATTCAGGCAATAATAAATTTCATATTAACACTAATATTTTGGGTTCCAGGAGTTATACATGCAATTCTTGTAGTGCATGATAAAAAAGCTGATCGGCGTTTGAAAAAACAAATTCAAGCATATGATGAAATTAATAAGAGGAATCGAAGGTAA
- a CDS encoding KTSC domain-containing protein has protein sequence MMKLSPVISKNIVAVGYNPFSMILRIQLKNGMYDFFNVPESIYTGLLHAQSKSYYHKTYIKNSFRHTKI, from the coding sequence ATGATGAAGCTATCTCCCGTGATTTCAAAAAATATAGTTGCTGTTGGCTACAATCCTTTTTCTATGATTTTGCGAATCCAATTAAAGAATGGTATGTACGATTTCTTTAATGTACCAGAAAGTATCTATACTGGCCTATTACATGCACAATCTAAAAGTTATTATCATAAAACTTACATTAAAAATTCTTTCCGCCACACAAAAATTTAA